A single region of the Labeo rohita strain BAU-BD-2019 chromosome 3, IGBB_LRoh.1.0, whole genome shotgun sequence genome encodes:
- the pmp22a gene encoding peripheral myelin protein 22a isoform X2, translating to MLAILLATLVLHLTDLIILFIATCANAWRTHGVTSYDLWYDCTQNNGEYHCRGTNDADWLQAVQALMVLATIFCLISFIIFLCQLFTLVKGGRFFFTAVFQVLASLFVMSGAIIYTVMSPEWKNENDTYGYAFVLAWLAFPLTLISGFIYIVLRKKE from the exons ATGCTGGCCATTCTTCTCGCAACTTTAGTCTTGCATCTGACAGACCTTATCATTCTCTTCATTGCCACATGTGCTAAT gcctggAGAACACATGGAGTTACGAGTTATGACCTCTGGTATGACTGCACACAAAATAATGGAGAATATCACTGCCGTGGGACTAATGATGCTG ACTGGCTTCAAGCAGTTCAAGCCCTCATGGTCCTAGCCACTATTTTCTGCCTGATCTCCTTCATCATCTTCCTCTGCCAGCTCTTCACTCTCGTAAAGGGAGGTCGCTTCTTTTTCACGGCCGTCTTCCAGGTCCTCGCCA GTCTGTTTGTGATGAGCGGGGCTATCATCTACACAGTGATGAGTCCGGAGTGGAAAAATGAGAATGATACTTACGGATACGCCTTCGTTCTGGCCTGGCTGGCTTTCCCTCTCACGCTAATCAGTGGCTTCATTTACATTGTCCTGAGGAAGAAAGAATGA
- the pmp22a gene encoding peripheral myelin protein 22a isoform X1 has protein sequence MPTFWAYRGATGRGLWGSTHTSRLHTINTRTLRRALCCYIAVFEIKDKAELVTNPKMLAILLATLVLHLTDLIILFIATCANAWRTHGVTSYDLWYDCTQNNGEYHCRGTNDADWLQAVQALMVLATIFCLISFIIFLCQLFTLVKGGRFFFTAVFQVLASLFVMSGAIIYTVMSPEWKNENDTYGYAFVLAWLAFPLTLISGFIYIVLRKKE, from the exons ATGCCAACATTCTGGGCATACCGTGGGGCCACTGGGAGGGGCCTATGGGGCTCCACACACACTAGTAGGCTACACACTATAAACACTCGCACATTGAGACGCGCCCTATGTTGCTACATCgcagtgtttgaaataaaagacaaagcTGAGCTTGTG ACGAACCCCAAAATGCTGGCCATTCTTCTCGCAACTTTAGTCTTGCATCTGACAGACCTTATCATTCTCTTCATTGCCACATGTGCTAAT gcctggAGAACACATGGAGTTACGAGTTATGACCTCTGGTATGACTGCACACAAAATAATGGAGAATATCACTGCCGTGGGACTAATGATGCTG ACTGGCTTCAAGCAGTTCAAGCCCTCATGGTCCTAGCCACTATTTTCTGCCTGATCTCCTTCATCATCTTCCTCTGCCAGCTCTTCACTCTCGTAAAGGGAGGTCGCTTCTTTTTCACGGCCGTCTTCCAGGTCCTCGCCA GTCTGTTTGTGATGAGCGGGGCTATCATCTACACAGTGATGAGTCCGGAGTGGAAAAATGAGAATGATACTTACGGATACGCCTTCGTTCTGGCCTGGCTGGCTTTCCCTCTCACGCTAATCAGTGGCTTCATTTACATTGTCCTGAGGAAGAAAGAATGA